Proteins from a genomic interval of Rhodopseudomonas julia:
- the ftsZ gene encoding cell division protein FtsZ: MAINLHMPDLTELKPRITVFGVGGAGCNAVNNMIEAGLQGVDFVVANTDAQALTMSRADRVVQMGVAVTEGLGAGSQPEIGRAAAEETIDEINDHLTGAHMVFITAGMGGGTGTGAAPVVARAARDAGILTVGVVTKPFQFEGQRRMRLAEAGINELTQHVDTLIVIPNQNLFRIANEKTTFADAFAMADEVLYSGVACITDLMVKDGLINLDFADVRSVMREMGKAMMGTGEASGDKRAVEAAEKAISNPLLDEVSMRGAQGLLISITGGKDMTLFEVDEAASRVREEVDGDANIIFGATFDESLEGVIRVSVVATGIDQEQRQSENTEQRMQELKQRLKSVGGPAGHARQAPEQVAAKAPSFEEAMAEDLERELAAPRQQVERQVAAAAAAVPHTTQQPRAEVRQEKGIKIGPFRPEPSLIAPREAHDEMETREAPVRRQEAFVPQAAERPESVQPRMPKVEDFPAIAQRQIHASRGAANEEEERRPRSLLQRLTHGLAKHGEGEEGQAPRQARDMEIEPRIAAAPERAPARPSAAETFGRPQQRRAVDQAARGGLDPHGRPAAAGHNEDDQLEIPAFLRRQTS, encoded by the coding sequence ATGGCCATCAACTTGCATATGCCGGACCTTACCGAATTGAAGCCCCGGATCACCGTCTTCGGTGTCGGCGGGGCGGGCTGCAACGCGGTCAACAACATGATCGAAGCAGGCCTGCAGGGCGTCGACTTCGTCGTCGCCAACACCGACGCCCAGGCGCTGACGATGTCACGCGCCGACCGCGTGGTGCAGATGGGGGTCGCGGTCACGGAAGGCCTCGGCGCCGGATCGCAGCCGGAGATCGGGCGGGCCGCTGCCGAAGAAACGATCGACGAGATCAACGACCATCTGACCGGCGCGCACATGGTCTTCATCACCGCCGGCATGGGTGGCGGCACCGGCACCGGCGCCGCACCGGTGGTGGCGCGCGCTGCACGCGATGCCGGTATCCTGACCGTCGGTGTTGTCACGAAGCCGTTCCAGTTCGAGGGCCAGCGCCGCATGCGCCTCGCCGAGGCCGGCATCAACGAGCTGACGCAGCACGTCGATACGCTGATCGTCATCCCGAACCAGAATCTGTTCCGCATCGCCAACGAGAAGACGACCTTCGCGGACGCCTTCGCCATGGCCGATGAAGTCCTTTATTCCGGTGTTGCCTGCATCACCGATCTGATGGTCAAGGACGGGCTCATCAACCTCGACTTCGCCGACGTCCGCTCCGTCATGCGCGAGATGGGCAAGGCGATGATGGGCACCGGCGAAGCCTCCGGCGACAAGCGCGCCGTGGAAGCCGCCGAGAAGGCGATTTCCAACCCGCTCCTCGACGAGGTCTCCATGCGCGGTGCGCAGGGGCTTCTGATCTCGATCACCGGCGGTAAGGACATGACGCTGTTTGAGGTCGACGAGGCGGCAAGCCGCGTTCGCGAAGAGGTCGATGGTGATGCCAACATCATCTTCGGCGCGACCTTCGACGAGAGCCTGGAAGGCGTTATCCGCGTCTCCGTCGTCGCCACCGGCATCGATCAGGAACAGCGCCAGTCGGAGAACACCGAGCAGCGCATGCAGGAGTTGAAGCAGCGCCTGAAGAGCGTCGGCGGTCCCGCCGGACATGCCCGCCAGGCTCCCGAGCAGGTGGCGGCGAAGGCCCCTTCTTTCGAGGAGGCGATGGCTGAGGATCTGGAGCGTGAGCTTGCCGCTCCGCGTCAGCAGGTCGAGCGCCAGGTCGCCGCGGCAGCCGCCGCGGTGCCGCACACGACCCAGCAGCCGCGCGCCGAAGTTCGCCAGGAGAAAGGCATCAAAATCGGCCCGTTTCGCCCCGAACCGTCCCTGATCGCGCCACGTGAGGCGCATGACGAGATGGAGACGCGCGAGGCCCCGGTGCGTCGCCAGGAGGCTTTCGTTCCGCAGGCTGCAGAGCGGCCGGAGAGCGTGCAGCCCCGCATGCCGAAGGTGGAGGATTTTCCGGCCATCGCGCAGCGGCAGATCCATGCCAGCCGTGGTGCAGCCAATGAGGAAGAAGAGCGCCGTCCGCGTTCTCTCCTGCAGCGTCTGACGCACGGTCTCGCCAAGCACGGCGAGGGCGAGGAAGGTCAGGCTCCGCGTCAAGCTCGCGACATGGAAATCGAGCCGCGGATCGCTGCCGCCCCCGAGCGGGCGCCGGCTCGTCCGTCGGCGGCCGAGACCTTCGGCCGGCCGCAGCAGCGGCGTGCCGTCGATCA
- a CDS encoding cell division protein FtsQ/DivIB: protein MPTIGTWLADQGARVDALSAGLGHTLNRAVPPRLRRIVEKMQTGRQHHYGQVAAIGFLGATILYGLIAGGHMLTLLDRTVAAAFFGIQEIRIGGEIETPESAVVDQLDIRGGSLLGFDASDARERLIALPWVKDADIRKFYPNRLDITLTERAPFALWQNDEMISIIDRSGVVIGPYKDVRFAGLPFVVGKGADSRADGFMTMLQRHPFLAERMRTAVLVSQRRWDLVTKNGITVQLPENGVDEAIDRLKALQDKDDVLSREIVTVDLRLKDRIRIGLADNMAETVIKENESVIRRLAKAGGEI, encoded by the coding sequence GTGCCGACGATAGGGACGTGGCTGGCAGATCAGGGGGCTCGGGTCGACGCGTTGAGCGCCGGTCTCGGCCATACCCTGAATCGCGCCGTGCCGCCGCGCCTGCGTCGCATCGTGGAAAAGATGCAGACCGGCCGGCAGCACCATTACGGCCAGGTCGCCGCGATCGGTTTCCTGGGCGCCACCATTCTTTACGGTCTGATCGCAGGCGGCCACATGCTGACGCTGCTCGACCGCACTGTCGCGGCCGCCTTTTTCGGCATCCAGGAAATCCGTATCGGAGGCGAGATCGAGACGCCAGAATCCGCGGTCGTCGATCAACTCGACATTCGCGGCGGATCTCTCTTGGGCTTTGATGCCAGCGATGCGCGTGAGCGGTTGATTGCGCTGCCCTGGGTGAAAGACGCCGACATCCGCAAGTTCTATCCGAACCGCCTCGACATCACTCTCACTGAGCGCGCGCCCTTCGCCCTTTGGCAGAATGACGAGATGATCTCGATCATCGACCGCTCCGGCGTGGTCATCGGGCCGTACAAGGATGTGCGCTTCGCCGGACTTCCGTTTGTCGTCGGCAAGGGTGCCGACAGCCGCGCCGACGGGTTCATGACCATGCTGCAGCGGCACCCGTTCCTGGCAGAGCGCATGCGCACGGCCGTGCTCGTCTCGCAGCGCCGCTGGGATCTCGTCACGAAAAACGGCATCACGGTTCAGCTGCCGGAGAACGGCGTCGATGAGGCGATCGATCGTCTGAAGGCCCTGCAGGACAAGGACGACGTCCTGTCGCGCGAGATCGTTACCGTCGATCTGCGCCTCAAGGACCGTATCCGCATCGGCCTTGCGGACAACATGGCCGAAACCGTCATCAAGGAGAACGAATCGGTGATCCGGCGTCTCGCCAAAGCTGGGGGCGAGATTTGA
- the ftsW gene encoding putative lipid II flippase FtsW produces the protein MISRRDRSLIAEWWWTVDRTTLFLVLLLLAAGVVLSFAASPPVAERLGLSTYHFALRQAMYAPTATAIILGISLLTPRQVRRLALLILLVSLSMMVAVLFIGDEVKGSRRWVYIAGMSLQPSEFLKPAFIVIVAWLFAEGSKHPEVPGKLLAVILLIITAALLVAEPDLGQTILIFSVWGAVFFLAGVSLPLVGGLAGTAVAGLFAAYFMFPHFTSRIDRFLDPEGGDTYQVDIAMRSFERGGWSGSGPGEGVMKRILPDSHTDFVFAVIAEEFGIILCLALICIFGFIVMRGLMHALRRKQPFERMAIAGLSIQIGLQAFINMGVNLQLLPAKGMTLPFISYGGSALLSSAVVMGFILALSRERAERKVTVMPHSSFAEQL, from the coding sequence ATGATCAGTCGTCGCGATCGTTCCCTGATTGCCGAATGGTGGTGGACCGTCGATCGCACGACGCTCTTCCTGGTGCTTCTTCTGCTCGCGGCTGGCGTCGTCCTGTCCTTTGCGGCGAGCCCGCCGGTTGCGGAACGCCTCGGCCTGTCGACCTATCATTTCGCACTCAGGCAGGCGATGTATGCGCCGACTGCGACAGCGATCATTCTCGGCATCTCGCTGCTCACCCCGCGCCAGGTTCGGCGGCTTGCGCTTCTCATCCTCCTCGTCTCCTTGTCGATGATGGTCGCCGTGCTGTTCATCGGCGACGAGGTGAAAGGCTCGCGGCGCTGGGTCTATATCGCGGGCATGTCGTTGCAGCCGTCGGAGTTTTTGAAGCCCGCCTTCATCGTCATCGTCGCCTGGCTGTTTGCCGAGGGTTCCAAGCATCCGGAAGTGCCGGGCAAACTTCTCGCCGTCATCCTGCTCATCATCACGGCGGCACTCCTCGTGGCCGAGCCGGACCTCGGCCAGACCATCCTGATCTTCTCCGTCTGGGGTGCCGTCTTCTTCCTCGCCGGCGTCTCTCTGCCGCTGGTCGGTGGGCTCGCGGGCACGGCCGTGGCCGGTCTCTTCGCCGCCTATTTCATGTTCCCGCACTTCACCTCGCGCATCGACCGCTTTCTCGATCCGGAAGGGGGCGACACCTATCAGGTCGATATCGCCATGCGCTCCTTCGAGCGCGGCGGCTGGTCGGGATCGGGACCGGGCGAGGGCGTGATGAAGCGGATCCTGCCGGATTCGCACACAGACTTCGTCTTCGCCGTGATCGCGGAGGAATTCGGCATCATCCTATGCCTCGCCCTGATCTGCATCTTCGGCTTCATCGTGATGCGGGGGCTCATGCATGCGCTTAGGCGCAAGCAACCGTTCGAGCGCATGGCAATTGCCGGCCTCTCGATTCAGATCGGCCTGCAGGCCTTCATCAATATGGGCGTGAACCTGCAGCTTCTGCCCGCCAAGGGCATGACCTTGCCGTTCATCTCCTATGGCGGCTCGGCGTTGCTTTCGAGCGCCGTCGTCATGGGCTTTATCCTGGCCCTGTCGCGCGAGCGCGCGGAGCGGAAGGTGACCGTCATGCCGCATTCGAGCTTTGCTGAGCAATTATGA
- the murG gene encoding undecaprenyldiphospho-muramoylpentapeptide beta-N-acetylglucosaminyltransferase, translating into MSDKTRPLALLAAGGTGGHLFPAISLRAELKKRGYDVAIVTDKRAGQYATDLPADELHAIDAATLSAGNPVRAVSSMWKLSRGVMQSRGLLRRLGADICVGFGGYPTVPPLLAARMARVPALVHEQNAVLGRANRLLVKAGAALATGFPDPKGAASAKRLAFTGNPVRESVIDAGKMPYEPAGEEDSIRLLVFGGSQGARALSSLVPEAIALLPRALRARLQIVQQCRPEDLDTVRLLYGRLDVSAELASFFQDLPAKIGASHLVISRAGASTVSELAVIGRPAILIPFPHAIDQDQAENARLLADVGGGWMMEEASLTAEGLASRLKELIAHPDELAAAAAAAKKAGRPDAAERLADQVDELVSLTRGHRQ; encoded by the coding sequence ATGAGCGATAAGACCAGGCCGTTGGCCTTGCTGGCCGCCGGGGGAACCGGGGGGCATCTCTTCCCGGCAATCTCTTTGCGGGCCGAGCTGAAAAAGCGCGGCTATGATGTGGCCATCGTCACCGACAAAAGAGCTGGGCAATACGCGACCGATCTGCCTGCAGACGAGCTCCACGCCATCGACGCGGCGACGCTTTCCGCCGGCAATCCGGTGCGCGCCGTCTCCTCCATGTGGAAGCTCTCGCGTGGCGTGATGCAGTCGCGCGGCCTGTTGCGGCGCCTCGGTGCCGATATCTGCGTCGGCTTCGGTGGCTACCCGACCGTACCGCCGCTGCTCGCCGCGCGCATGGCGCGCGTGCCCGCTCTCGTTCACGAGCAGAATGCGGTTCTCGGCCGTGCCAACAGGCTGCTGGTGAAGGCCGGTGCGGCGCTCGCCACCGGGTTTCCCGATCCGAAAGGTGCAGCCTCTGCGAAGCGCCTCGCTTTCACCGGAAATCCAGTCCGCGAAAGCGTCATCGATGCCGGCAAGATGCCCTATGAGCCTGCCGGCGAAGAGGACAGCATCCGCCTTCTCGTCTTCGGCGGCAGCCAGGGTGCGCGTGCTCTCTCTTCGCTGGTGCCCGAAGCGATCGCGCTTTTGCCGCGTGCGCTGCGCGCCAGGCTGCAGATCGTGCAGCAATGCCGGCCGGAGGATCTCGACACCGTGCGTCTTCTCTATGGTCGTCTCGACGTTTCGGCGGAGCTTGCGTCGTTCTTTCAGGATCTGCCGGCGAAGATCGGCGCAAGCCATCTCGTCATCAGCCGGGCCGGGGCGTCGACGGTGTCGGAACTCGCCGTTATCGGCCGTCCGGCCATCCTCATTCCTTTTCCGCATGCCATCGACCAGGATCAGGCGGAGAATGCGCGCCTTCTCGCCGATGTGGGCGGCGGCTGGATGATGGAAGAAGCCTCCTTGACCGCTGAGGGCCTTGCCTCGCGGCTGAAGGAGCTGATAGCGCATCCCGACGAACTGGCCGCAGCGGCCGCAGCCGCGAAAAAGGCCGGGAGGCCGGACGCGGCCGAAAGGCTCGCCGATCAGGTCGACGAGCTCGTCAGCCTGACGCGAGGACATCGCCAATGA
- the murB gene encoding UDP-N-acetylmuramate dehydrogenase, giving the protein MRAQELEGLLEGFRGKLKANEPLAPIVWLRAGGPADLLAMPADVDDLAFLLNALPEEVPVTVIGLGSNLLIRDGGIEGVVVRLSGKALGKIEVDGDLIRVGTALPDKLFAKAALEAGLGGFAFYHGIPGGLGGALRMNAGANGGETCDRLIEAVALDRHGNRHVLTKAEMGYSYRHSDAPKDLIFVEALFRGEKRPEDEIRAEMDAVQKHREEAQPIKTRTGGSTFKNPPGQRAWELIDAAGCRGLKIGGARVSEMHCNFLINEDEASAYDLECLGETVRARVLAHSGVRLDWEVRRLGRFGETGEVEPFLGA; this is encoded by the coding sequence ATGCGCGCTCAGGAACTCGAGGGCCTGCTTGAAGGCTTCCGTGGCAAGCTGAAGGCGAACGAACCGCTCGCGCCGATCGTCTGGCTGCGGGCCGGCGGGCCGGCGGATCTGCTCGCCATGCCGGCCGATGTCGACGATCTCGCCTTTCTCTTGAACGCTCTGCCCGAAGAGGTGCCGGTGACCGTGATCGGGCTCGGCTCCAATCTTCTCATCCGCGACGGCGGGATCGAAGGCGTTGTCGTGCGCCTATCCGGCAAAGCGCTGGGGAAAATCGAGGTCGATGGCGATCTCATTCGCGTCGGCACCGCACTTCCCGACAAGCTCTTCGCCAAGGCAGCGCTCGAGGCGGGGCTCGGCGGTTTTGCGTTCTATCACGGGATACCGGGCGGGCTCGGCGGGGCGCTCAGGATGAATGCGGGCGCCAATGGCGGAGAAACCTGCGATCGGCTGATCGAGGCTGTGGCGCTCGACCGTCACGGCAACCGCCATGTGCTGACGAAGGCTGAGATGGGCTATTCCTATCGCCACAGCGACGCGCCCAAGGATCTGATATTCGTCGAAGCGCTCTTCAGGGGCGAAAAGCGGCCCGAGGACGAAATCCGGGCCGAAATGGATGCGGTACAAAAGCATCGCGAAGAGGCGCAGCCGATCAAAACCCGCACCGGTGGTTCGACCTTCAAGAATCCGCCCGGCCAGCGCGCCTGGGAGTTGATCGACGCGGCCGGTTGCCGGGGGCTCAAGATTGGCGGAGCGCGCGTTTCCGAGATGCACTGCAACTTTCTCATCAACGAGGATGAGGCCAGCGCCTACGACCTCGAATGTCTGGGCGAGACGGTGAGGGCGCGGGTTCTCGCCCATTCCGGCGTGCGGCTCGATTGGGAGGTCAGGCGCCTCGGCCGCTTCGGAGAGACGGGCGAGGTCGAGCCGTTCCTGGGTGCGTGA
- a CDS encoding D-alanine--D-alanine ligase: MTRNTHIAVLMGGWSSERSVSLSSGKSCADALEERGFRVTRVDVGRDIAKVLSDLRPDVAFNALHGPFGEDGKIQGLLETLEIPYTHSGVLASALAMHKVKAKAVVANVGVPVAEQRVVTREETAREHVMAPPYVVKPINEGSSFGVTIVPEDQAHPPQSLLGDAWTYGEEVLVEHYVAGKELTCAVMGRPGEEEAFDVIDIVPVGHGFYDFDAKYLQGGSKHILPANLKPFVYQNIRRFALEAHRAIGCRGVSRSDFRYCEESDELIWLEVNTQPGMTPTSLVPDMAAHAGRSFGDLVTWLVEDASCRR; encoded by the coding sequence GTGACCCGCAACACCCATATCGCCGTCTTGATGGGAGGCTGGTCGTCGGAGCGATCGGTGAGCCTTTCCTCCGGCAAATCCTGTGCCGATGCCCTCGAGGAACGGGGCTTTCGGGTGACGCGCGTCGATGTCGGACGCGACATCGCAAAAGTTCTCAGCGATTTGCGCCCAGACGTTGCCTTCAACGCTCTGCACGGGCCATTCGGCGAAGACGGCAAGATCCAGGGCCTCCTGGAAACCCTAGAGATTCCCTACACGCATTCCGGTGTGCTCGCCTCCGCGCTCGCCATGCACAAGGTCAAGGCAAAGGCCGTCGTCGCGAATGTCGGCGTGCCGGTCGCAGAACAGCGGGTCGTCACCCGCGAGGAAACGGCGCGCGAACACGTCATGGCGCCCCCCTATGTCGTGAAGCCGATCAACGAAGGCTCGTCCTTCGGCGTGACGATCGTCCCTGAGGATCAGGCCCATCCGCCGCAATCGCTTCTCGGCGATGCCTGGACCTATGGCGAGGAGGTGCTGGTCGAGCATTATGTTGCCGGCAAGGAGCTCACCTGTGCCGTTATGGGACGGCCCGGCGAGGAGGAGGCCTTCGACGTCATCGACATCGTTCCCGTGGGGCACGGCTTCTATGACTTTGATGCAAAATATCTTCAGGGGGGCTCTAAGCACATTCTCCCGGCCAATCTTAAACCATTTGTTTACCAAAATATCCGCAGGTTCGCTTTGGAGGCGCATCGTGCCATCGGGTGTCGCGGAGTGTCTCGCAGCGACTTCAGGTACTGCGAGGAAAGCGATGAGCTCATCTGGCTGGAAGTGAACACACAGCCGGGCATGACGCCGACCTCCCTGGTCCCGGACATGGCGGCCCATGCAGGCCGCAGTTTCGGTGATCTGGTGACGTGGCTTGTGGAGGATGCATCGTGCCGACGATAG
- the murC gene encoding UDP-N-acetylmuramate--L-alanine ligase, which produces MKMPYNIGPIHFVGIGGIGMSGIAEVLINQGCQVQGSDVSDSPNVARLRAKGAEVMIGHAAENLRNAAVVVVSSAIKRDNPELQAARTQGLPVVRRAEMLAELMRLKSAVAIGGTHGKTTTTSMVAALLDAGGLDPTVINGGIINAYGTNARMGDGEWMVVEADESDGTFVKLPADVAVVTNIDPEHLDHYGSFEKVREAFMAFVENVPFYGFAVMCLDHPEVQSLVKRIEDRRIITYGSNLQAEVRFHSVSFVPGESHFSIERRDRLTGETETLSDLVLPMPGIHNVSNATAAIAVARALGVSEADVRKGLASFGGVKRRFTLTGTWNGVAIYDDYGHHPVEISAVLKAARASCRGRVIAVVQPHRYSRLHNLFDQFCACFNDADTVIVADVYSAGEDPIEGADRDGLVDGLRAGGHRDVRPLPSEAELARMIADIAKPDDMVLCLGAGSISKWANALPGELNARDEAA; this is translated from the coding sequence ATGAAAATGCCTTACAACATCGGCCCGATCCATTTCGTGGGGATCGGCGGCATCGGCATGAGCGGCATCGCGGAGGTGCTGATCAATCAGGGCTGCCAGGTCCAGGGTTCCGATGTCTCCGACAGCCCCAATGTCGCCCGCCTGCGCGCGAAGGGGGCCGAGGTGATGATCGGGCATGCGGCGGAGAACCTCCGCAATGCGGCGGTCGTCGTCGTCTCTTCGGCCATCAAACGCGACAATCCGGAGCTGCAGGCGGCGCGTACGCAAGGCCTGCCGGTGGTGCGCCGTGCCGAGATGCTGGCTGAGCTCATGCGCCTCAAATCTGCGGTCGCCATCGGCGGTACGCATGGGAAGACCACGACCACGTCCATGGTGGCCGCGCTGCTCGATGCCGGCGGTCTCGACCCAACCGTCATCAATGGCGGCATCATCAACGCATATGGCACCAATGCCCGCATGGGTGACGGCGAGTGGATGGTGGTGGAGGCGGACGAGAGCGACGGCACATTCGTCAAGCTGCCGGCCGATGTCGCTGTCGTCACCAATATCGATCCGGAACATCTCGACCATTACGGTTCGTTCGAAAAGGTGCGGGAGGCCTTCATGGCCTTCGTGGAGAATGTGCCCTTCTACGGCTTTGCCGTGATGTGCCTCGATCATCCAGAGGTGCAGTCCCTGGTGAAGCGTATCGAAGATCGGCGCATCATCACCTATGGCTCCAATCTTCAGGCCGAGGTGCGGTTTCACTCGGTGAGCTTCGTGCCGGGTGAATCGCATTTTTCGATCGAGCGGCGCGACCGGCTGACGGGCGAAACGGAGACGCTTTCCGACCTCGTCCTGCCGATGCCGGGCATCCACAACGTCTCGAACGCGACGGCTGCGATCGCGGTCGCCCGTGCGCTAGGCGTGTCTGAGGCGGATGTGCGCAAGGGGCTCGCTTCCTTCGGTGGCGTCAAGCGGCGCTTTACGCTGACGGGGACCTGGAACGGCGTCGCCATCTATGACGATTACGGCCACCACCCGGTGGAGATTTCCGCGGTCTTGAAGGCTGCGCGCGCGAGCTGCCGCGGCCGCGTCATCGCCGTCGTGCAGCCGCACCGCTACAGCCGCCTCCACAACCTCTTCGATCAGTTCTGCGCCTGCTTCAACGATGCCGACACCGTCATCGTGGCCGATGTCTATTCCGCAGGCGAAGACCCGATCGAAGGGGCCGATCGCGACGGTCTCGTCGACGGGTTGCGGGCCGGCGGACATCGCGATGTGCGACCGCTTCCAAGCGAAGCGGAGCTTGCTCGCATGATCGCCGATATCGCGAAGCCGGACGACATGGTCTTGTGCCTCGGCGCGGGCTCGATCTCGAAATGGGCCAATGCTCTGCCGGGCGAACTCAATGCGCGAGACGAGGCCGCGTGA
- the ftsA gene encoding cell division protein FtsA, whose product MNAITENAGSRIKPLSPRRTAVVSVLDVGSSKTTCLIARLKPLEGDHQAGRTHHAEVIGFGLTRSRGIKSGAVVDLEEAEKSIRIAVDQAERMADMTIGSVIVNVSSGRLKSDTFSATVELSTSGVSEIDIQRVLGAGCANSVADGRVVVHSLPIGYALDGHRGIADPRGMLGNELGVDMHVVTADEAPLTNLELAVNRCHLEVETVVATPYASALSVLVEDEAQLGVACLDFGGGTTSLSIFYEGQFIHAASVPIGGNHVTMDIARGLSTRLADAERLKARHGSALPSISDEKDILTIPPVGEDERDAPNAVPRSTLTRIIRPRIEETLEMARSMIDESGFAEIVGKRVVLTGGASQLTGLTETARRVLGRNVRLGRPQQGTNALPEAVKGPAFAAALGLITYPQVARIEQFRTRRPSQFAMTGTDGYFARMGRWIRESF is encoded by the coding sequence TTGAACGCCATCACTGAAAACGCCGGCTCCCGCATCAAGCCGCTTTCGCCCCGCCGCACCGCCGTGGTGAGCGTGCTCGATGTCGGCTCCTCGAAGACCACCTGCCTCATTGCACGCTTGAAGCCGCTCGAAGGCGATCATCAGGCGGGCCGCACCCACCATGCCGAGGTGATCGGCTTCGGGCTGACGCGCTCGCGCGGTATCAAATCCGGTGCTGTCGTCGATCTGGAGGAAGCGGAAAAGTCGATCCGTATCGCCGTCGATCAGGCTGAGCGCATGGCCGACATGACGATCGGCTCGGTCATCGTCAACGTGTCGAGCGGGCGTCTGAAGAGCGATACTTTTTCCGCCACGGTCGAGCTGTCCACTTCGGGCGTGTCCGAGATCGATATTCAGCGCGTCCTGGGTGCGGGCTGCGCCAATTCCGTCGCCGATGGACGTGTCGTCGTTCATTCTCTGCCGATCGGCTATGCGCTCGACGGGCACAGGGGGATCGCCGATCCGCGCGGCATGCTCGGCAACGAGCTCGGGGTCGATATGCATGTCGTCACCGCCGACGAAGCGCCACTGACGAACCTCGAACTCGCCGTGAACCGCTGCCACCTCGAAGTGGAGACGGTGGTTGCGACGCCCTATGCGTCGGCGCTTTCAGTTCTCGTCGAGGACGAAGCGCAGCTTGGCGTCGCCTGCCTCGATTTCGGTGGCGGCACAACGAGCCTGTCGATCTTCTACGAAGGTCAGTTCATTCATGCTGCGAGCGTGCCGATCGGTGGCAACCACGTCACCATGGATATCGCGCGCGGCCTTTCCACCCGGCTTGCCGATGCAGAGCGTCTGAAGGCGCGCCACGGCTCGGCGCTGCCTTCGATCTCTGATGAAAAAGATATTCTGACGATCCCGCCTGTCGGCGAGGACGAGCGAGATGCCCCAAATGCGGTGCCGCGCTCGACGCTGACGCGCATCATCCGGCCGCGCATCGAGGAAACCCTCGAAATGGCGCGCTCGATGATCGACGAATCGGGATTTGCCGAGATCGTCGGCAAACGCGTCGTTCTGACCGGCGGGGCGAGCCAGCTCACCGGACTGACGGAAACGGCGCGGCGGGTGCTTGGACGCAATGTGCGTCTCGGCCGCCCGCAGCAGGGGACGAATGCTCTGCCTGAGGCGGTCAAGGGACCGGCCTTCGCGGCGGCGCTCGGCCTTATCACCTATCCCCAGGTCGCCCGCATCGAGCAGTTCAGGACGCGACGTCCGAGCCAGTTCGCGATGACCGGGACGGATGGATACTTCGCCCGCATGGGGCGATGGATCAGGGAGAGTTTCTGA